Within the Cydia strobilella chromosome 25, ilCydStro3.1, whole genome shotgun sequence genome, the region TTCAACATTCCATTAAAACCGCTTTAGTATAAAAGCAGAACCAGCTACCAAAATCACAAATGGGGAGGGGGGTCAAAAATAGGCCAAATATGATCACATGATTTCTGGACGACCCCTAATATGTAACGTATGCGTGATTTGACACCTGAACCGTAACAGAAAAATTACAGTTGCAGATTTAGTTTTATTAGATGTACATATTTAAGTATTGAAATTATAACAGAGAAAAGGAGAGTATTTTTCTTGTAAGTGTCTGAAATGAGAATGGTATCAAggtttttcttaaaataatatttaattaataaataaataaatcttaaaaacCTAACACAGTATAGAATGTTTATGTATTATGCTAGATACAGAAAGCTTATAATTAGGTTTGTGATAGTTTCACCAGAGTCGAGCTATTGTCTCCCGAACTAGGTCAAAGCCTGTGACTCGGGAGTCAACGATTCCTCCGCTAAAGCATGTTAAAGGTTACATTTACAAACATAAAAGTAGTGGTAGCAAACATAAAAGCTATTCTTACAAAAAAAGATTTACAACAAAATCCATCTAAAACGATGGTGTGTTCAAAGCATAGCCCTGCAATATCATAATAGCCGGGCACTACataatttaggtaggtataaaggacccaggtagcagtgacgtcagcgacgtcataatgacgtcatttatacgtcataatgacgaaccggacgtcataatgacgtataaatgctacctggggatCAGGTGACTAAGCAAATAATAACATACTTGCAAACTTAGGTGCTATAAGCCACACTTACTTGATGCTAATCGGATAGACCAATTGTAAAACGATAGGTAAGTTTGACCAAGGTTGACGAAATATACAGTGAACCGATCTCTCGAACAAGTTTGACAAGATCGGCTTACTTTATACATATTTCGTCaactttacttgaaaattgTCTTggatttttacaaaataattatttttctagTCCGTGCTGAGCCAGAAGTGCTGCGGTTCGGGTAAAAGCTCGTACAGCTCTGTGAGCTCTGGCAGCAGCTGCGGCTCGTACGGCGGGCAGGGCTGCGGAAATGTGGGCGCGGCCGGCACCATCGACGCGTGCGGCACCACCTGCGTCACCGGCGCCGTGCCCGTGCTCGGCTCCGTCTGCTTCGGCGG harbors:
- the LOC134752618 gene encoding chorion class high-cysteine HCA protein 12-like, whose translation is MLPGDQSVLSQKCCGSGKSSYSSVSSGSSCGSYGGQGCGNVGAAGTIDACGTTCVTGAVPVLGSVCFGGCAPACGSVSICGQCGCGCN